A single Zootoca vivipara chromosome 1, rZooViv1.1, whole genome shotgun sequence DNA region contains:
- the DBI gene encoding acyl-CoA-binding protein has translation MAQAEFEKAAEEVKKLKTQPTDQEMLDIYSHYKQATVGDVNTDRPGMLDFKGKAKWDAWNSLKGMSKEDAMKAYIKKVEELKEKYGMQ, from the exons ATGGCACAG GCAGAGTTTGAAAAAGCTGCAGAAGAAGTCAAGAAGCTGAAGACCCAACCAACAGATCAAGAAATGTTGGATATCTACAGCCATTACAAGCAGGCCACAGTTGGAGATGTAAATACAG ACCGTCCTGGGATGCTTGATTTCAAAGGCAAGGCCAAGTGGGACGCCTGGAATTCCTTGAAAG GAATGTCCAAAGAAGATGCAATGAAAGCATATATTAAAAAAGtggaagagctgaaggaaaaaTATGGAATGCAATAA